The Candidatus Equadaptatus faecalis genomic sequence GTCCACAGGGCATCTCCCCTTTCTTTAACTGTCTGACGTTATATTATATAAAATTTGCGTGATATTGACAAAGTTTTTATCTTTTTGAAAAACAAAAAACGGCAGGAGCGATCCTGCCGTTGACAAAGTCTGTGTTTAGTGAAATTTTCCGCCGCGTCCGCCGCTGTCTTCAAATATTTCGTAAAGCAGACCTTTGTCCCTGTCCCAGCCGTATTCGCCAAAGCTTGTTATGCAGCCGTAATTGTCAAGATAGATATATCTGCGGGTTTCAGCTATGCTGTGGGAGAGCTTGCCCTCATATCTCGGAAGGAACGGCAGTTTTCCGCGTATTTTTTTGACCGTCCAGTCTCCGCCGAGTCCGGTTTTCGCAATCACATTGTCTATTATCGCTTTGACTTCCGCCGGCGTTTCTTCAACAAACATTACTTTGCCGTACGCGGATTCGCCGAACTGCTGAAGCAGAAGCGCCGCGCCCCAAATTGTGTTTTCATTTGCTGAAAGCTCCTGAACCGCGGCAAAAAGCGCGTCTATCGCCATAAACTGGCGCGGTCTGCGAAAATCGGGGCCGGTAAGGTCTCTGACCTGCTCCCATTTTCCAGGATTGCCGTCGGGGAACATGGTGTTGACGAGCGTCATGGCTATTTTTGCTCTCTCTGCGCCTTTAGTGGTCCAAAGCTGTTTCCACAGCCCGAATTCCTCTTTTTCGCCCGCTTTGAGATTTGAGTATGCGTGCAGTACTTTCGCACCATCCTGAGCGATTTTAACCCTGTTTGCAGCCCACATAACCGTTGTGTCCCAGCTGTCTGCCGCAAAAGCAAAGGTTGCGAACGAAAGAACTATAAGAAGCGCCGCTAAAATTTTCTTCATATCTGTCACCCTCCGTTTCAGATTTCCTGTCTACGTCAGCATTGTATTGCAAAATCGCTGTTTATGCGTACGTAATTTTACTGATTTCTGCCCAATAAACAGAGTTTTTATTTGCCGTTTACCGTAATTTCTCTTTCCCAGAAGCCACCCTGCCATTCTTTGAATACAGCTTTGTCGCCAAGAATCTTCCAAAATTTCACGGTTTCTCCCGTCTTGCCGAAGATGTTTATTTGAACGCTGCCACCCTTTTTGAACGGCACAAACCACGCAAATTTTCCGGTGCTTACGTCTGCCTTTGTCACCGGCTCTTTGTCGCAGCCGGCAAACGAAATTATTGCCACTCCGCAGCTTTTGTAACCTCTTATGAAGGCTGACACGGCTTTTGCCTGAGCTTCGACTGTTTCACAGCCGTCCAGACAAGTGCGGCAGAATTTCGCAGCTCCGAGCAGAGGGTCTCCTGAATACATTCCGGAAGCCGCCGCGCCTATGCGCTCGAGCACTTCAAATTCCGTCCGTTCCGCATACGGCGCGGTTTCCCTGCGCAGCGCCGCAAGCAGATCGTCCTTGCCGTTTGAAAGCTGCCGGCAGATTTCGTCGTAAGGCTGAGGCAGTTCAGAAATTTTTTCCTGCTGTTCGGCTTCAGGCAGCGCCGAATGTCCGTAGACAGCCGTCTGCACTTCTTCTGCGGCAAAAACCGGCAGGGACAGTGCGCAAATCAGCAGTACAGCAAAAATATTTTTTTTCATCTTTTTTACTTCCTTTTTGGCAGTTATAAAAATTACCCGGTAATTGTCTTATTCCTTTTCTGCCATTTTTTCAACGAGCTGCGCCGTTTCACCGAGCGCGTAGGAGTCAATTTCTTCAAGCTGCGTTTCTTCCGCAGGAAGCGCCTGAATACGCTCTTTTGCCTCACGCACTTCGTCAAGGATTCCGAGCGTTTCGTAGCATTCCTCAAGGGCTTTGATTTCCTTTTTGTCCTCAAGCCGGTCTGTCAGGTAGCAGAAAAGAAACGCCGGCACTGAAATCGTCGTTATCCTGCGCTCGCTTGAACACCAGGGAACTGCAAGATAGTTGGCGTACATTGCCGTAAGTTCCTCGTCTTCGTCAGCGTTATCGTCCTCCGGCATATCCCATATCCCGAGCAGAAGGGTCGGAACGTCAGGCGCCAGCGACATGGCATAAAGCATTGCATCACGCACTTCTCCGGCGTCCGCTCCCGTTTCAAGCATTGCCATGACGCGCGCATGCTCGCCCATTACAGACGGTTCGTCTTCGTCTTCAAGCATGCGGAAAATATCGTTGTACATCTGAAGGTCAAGCATACAGCGGTAAATCAAGTCGCGAGCGGGGAAAAATTCCTCTTTTTTGTCAAGCTGCAGCAGTTCCCTGCCAAGCTCCAAAGCCTGTTCTTCCCTGTCAAGGTCAGGATTTTCGTCGTCAGCCCAGGCAAGCGACAGATAGCTCTGCGCAAGGTTAAGCAGCATTGAGCCGTACACCTGCGCATCCCTGCTGTCGGAAACAGAAGGCATTGCGTCCATCGCCTGCACGTGTGCGCGCTGTTCTTCAAGCGCGTCTTCCAGCAGCTCAAGATTGTCCACAGCCTCATCTATGTCCATTGATTTCCAAAGGGCAAGCCTACCGCAGGCATTCTTCGGGTCAAGTTCAAGAATTTTTTCCGCGGTTTCTCTCAGCTCGTCCTCCGTATCCGCCGTATCAAGGCGTTCGTAAAGCTCCGTAAGCTGCAAAACTTCGTCTTCGGTCATAGCAGTACCCCCGTTCGTTTAACCTGTTTATTATACTCTAAATCCGAAATGTTGGAATATCTCCGGCGCAGTAATTTTATTTCCCGCTGTTTTTCTGAAGCTGCTCCGCAAGCGCTTTCCAGGCATAAGGCTGTTCATGTCCTTTGCGCCAGCAGGCTGCCCCCGCAAGGTTAAATTCTTTAATCAAAGCCGCCCTTTCCGCAAGCGATTTTGCATTCTCAACCCAGACCTTGATTTTCTGTCCTTTTTCGCTGAATTCGTAATAGTCCTGCTTTTTGTCCGCAAGCCACACCGGCACAAGCTTGTGTTTCCGTATGAGTTCGTCCGAATCAGGCATAGTCAGGGTGGAGCCCTTGACCTTTTCTTTTCCGTTAGGAAGCGGGGTGCATACCCAGCGGCGCATATAGAGAGGAACGCCGAGCAGCATTTTTTCCGCAGGAACGCCCTCCTGAAGCGTCAGGTAAAGTGCGTATTTCGTCCACGGCAGGTCAGCTACGGAACCGGCGGTCGGACAGCCTGCCCAGTGCTGGTCATACGTCATGACCATAATGTAGTCAACAATGGAACTGAGCGCTTTTCTGTCGTGGCTTTTTGACATATTGGTATTCGCCGGCTTGTGCACGTCAACCGAGACGACGAGACCCGCTTCTTTCAGGTACGGCGCCGCTTCGCGGAGCAGTTGTGTGAACGCGTCCCTGTCCGCCACATCAATCTTCTCAAAATCAAAGTTGAAGCCGTCAAGCCCGTAGAGTTTTGAAAATGCAAGAAGCTGTGCAGTGAACAGCTTTCTTGCCTGCGCACTGCGCAAAAAAGCCTTTGTCAGCAGCGGTCTGTTAAAGCTGTTTGACACCAGCGCCCATACTTTCATTCCTCTTTTGTGCGCTTCAGCGGTATAAGCCGGAGACGTTATGTTTGAAACAAATCCGTCTGCGCTTTCAAGGTTGAACCATGTCGGAGAGATGACGTCAAGCCCGTTAATTACAGGCTCTGACGCAAGCTCTGGACTGTACGACGTGACGTATTCCCACGCCAAAATTATGGGCTGTTGCAGCCCTGTTGTGCTTTTCGCAGGAAAAGCCGCTATTTCTTTCGGAAGCACGCGGACGCAGGGCTGACCGTTTGACGTTTCAACAAAACAGCCTGTCAGTTTTTCAAGACCGGAAACGTTGATATATTTTATTTTCTGCACTTCGGCAGCCCTGAAATGGAGCCTGAGCGTATTGCCGGCAAGCTGTTCCAAAGATGGAATTCCGAAAACTGCGGCGGGGTTCTGTACCGTAATGACAAAACCTTTTCCGTCAAGAACGCTTTCAAGCACCGTTCCGGTTTTTTGCAGGGCAGCAGCTTCAATCCACAAATCGCCTGATTTGCTGAAAGCCGTCGTATTTATTCTTCCGCCGTCCGCGGTAAGAATATAGGACTGAAAGAGTTTTTCGTCCTTAGCAAAACAGCACGCAGCAGAAAAAATCACAGACAATACCGCCGTAAAAAAAATAAATTTCTTCATTCGTTTTTCCTTCCTAGTGTCCACCTTTACTATACAACCTTCAATTGGTCATTGGTAATTGGTAATTATCTTTACCAGCCGCTTCCGCCGCCGCCTCCGCCGCCCCCGCCGGAGAAACCTCCGCCGCCGAGTCCCGAGCCCCAGCTTCCGCCGAGACTGCCTGCGCTGTCACCCTGCGAAACGGGAACTGCCGCCGAGCGGACGCTGTTTCCGAAGGTGCCCGTAAAATCGCGCGGAATCCAAACTACGCTTCCGCTGTACCACCGCGGTTTATAGGCGGCATCGGCAAGCACACCGCTGAAACGGTCAGCCCACGTTTCCGCAACGCCGAAAGCAAGCGCGTAAGGCAGCAGTTTTTCAAAAAGCTGCGGCGTTTCTTCCGGAGAATTAAGCATTTCAAGTCTGTCTTTTTCTGCCGCCGTCATGTACATTTTCAGACCTTCAGCGGCAGCGTACAGTTCGGCGCCGCGTTCGTTCCTTGCCTGCATGAGCGGACGAAAGACCGAAACTGCGGCGCAGGACGCGCTGAAAACAACAAACGGAAGCGGGTTGTTGCCAAGAGATGAAACAATCAATGCGCCGATTCCGGCAAAAACAATCTGTAACAGAATGCGGCGGAAAAAAGTCCCAAAATTGAGCTGTCCGGGCTTTTTGCCGCGCTGCATTGCTGTCAGGAACATAATAACACCGCCGATGCCGCACGCAAACATATCCAGCGGAAAAAACTCGTCGCTGCGAAAATAAAGCAGCGCGACACCCAAGACATAAATCAGGGCAGCCGCGGAAAACGGGGCAGTGTTGCTTTCGCAAAGCCTGCCAAGCTGCTGTCTGCACGCCATTTTAACGCTGATTTCCGCAGCGTTAAGCGTTTCATACTGTTCGCAGGACAAATCAATCGTATCACAGTTATCAAACAGTCTGCTGTACAGCTGTCTTTCGTCTTCTGTCAGATTTTCGGGCAAAGTATCAGTTTTATGCAGAATATAACTGACCGGAGTTTTAAAAATCAGTTTCCGTTCCCCGCCGGTCCTCTCGATCGTGAGCGCTCCTTTAACCGCAAGGTCTACGATATCCGCGGAAAGCAGCGTCCTGTCGTCAAACTCAAGCTTTTCGGCATAGCTCAGCGCCGCGGGCGATATTCCTTCAGGAGCATGAAACAGCGGTATCACGGGCTTAACAGGATCCCGTCCCCAGCGGTTCCATGCGTAAAAAAGCCAGCCGAGCACCGCAAGGAAAACCAATATTCCGATAACGGAATGTGTTTTCGGATCGTCAAGCTTAGGAAGCGGCGGCTGAGCAACAATTCCCTTTTTCCAGCCGAAAGCAACCGTAAGCCCCTCTCCGGGAAGCAGCGTGCGGACTGTCTGAACGGAATTTTCCGCAGTAAGCTGCGCATCGTTTTTTGCGCCCTTCTCCCCATAGCTTCCGACGTACCATTCAATCGCAGTAAAACCTTTTCCGAAAGCTGTTTCCGGCAGCTGTACCGCACAGGAAGCCCTGCGTATCGGGAAATCCCATTCGTTTCCCGTTACGTTCCAGTAAAGCTCGTCATGGTCATCGAAGAAACCTATTTCACCCCTGACGGTGTAAAACAGAGTAAAAACGTGTACGCCGTGCGGTATAACGGCGTCCGCGCTTCCTATGCGAATCAGGCACTCGCCGCCCGCACGTTCGACAGAGCAGGGTAGCTTTTCCCCGTCCAAAAGCACTCCGTCAAGCGCAAAACCGACAGGACGCCGGCGTCCCAGAGCATCGGTGCGCACGACAGGAAATTTCCTGATTATTCCGTGCGTTACGCTCACGTTTTCAACGTTTATCCTTATGCTTTCCTTAACGCGGATATCGCTGTTTTTCTGAATTGAAACAAGCTGGCT encodes the following:
- a CDS encoding DUF2207 domain-containing protein — protein: MKKLYAVLSVLFLFLLSPLPVFAAEEILDYSQLVSIQKNSDIRVKESIRINVENVSVTHGIIRKFPVVRTDALGRRRPVGFALDGVLLDGEKLPCSVERAGGECLIRIGSADAVIPHGVHVFTLFYTVRGEIGFFDDHDELYWNVTGNEWDFPIRRASCAVQLPETAFGKGFTAIEWYVGSYGEKGAKNDAQLTAENSVQTVRTLLPGEGLTVAFGWKKGIVAQPPLPKLDDPKTHSVIGILVFLAVLGWLFYAWNRWGRDPVKPVIPLFHAPEGISPAALSYAEKLEFDDRTLLSADIVDLAVKGALTIERTGGERKLIFKTPVSYILHKTDTLPENLTEDERQLYSRLFDNCDTIDLSCEQYETLNAAEISVKMACRQQLGRLCESNTAPFSAAALIYVLGVALLYFRSDEFFPLDMFACGIGGVIMFLTAMQRGKKPGQLNFGTFFRRILLQIVFAGIGALIVSSLGNNPLPFVVFSASCAAVSVFRPLMQARNERGAELYAAAEGLKMYMTAAEKDRLEMLNSPEETPQLFEKLLPYALAFGVAETWADRFSGVLADAAYKPRWYSGSVVWIPRDFTGTFGNSVRSAAVPVSQGDSAGSLGGSWGSGLGGGGFSGGGGGGGGGSGW